A single window of Synergistota bacterium DNA harbors:
- a CDS encoding Hsp20/alpha crystallin family protein — MRRRWVPARREEGGFASLDRIHEELDRWFNDIMGSFLGSWGRYTPRGMDISSWGPRIDLYDQGNELVLKAEIPGVDPKDLDIRVLPDSVVLRGEIRRDEEIKDENYYRCERVYGSFARTIPLPVEVNPSEAKASYKNGILKLVLPKAEPQEEEGVRIEVEKEDEEKRTD, encoded by the coding sequence ATGAGGAGAAGGTGGGTTCCCGCAAGGAGGGAAGAGGGAGGCTTTGCTTCCTTGGATAGGATTCATGAGGAACTCGACAGGTGGTTTAACGATATAATGGGGAGCTTCCTTGGAAGCTGGGGTAGGTATACTCCGAGGGGAATGGACATTTCCTCTTGGGGACCGCGTATCGATCTCTATGATCAGGGCAACGAGCTTGTTCTTAAGGCGGAAATCCCTGGTGTCGATCCCAAGGATCTGGATATAAGGGTTCTGCCTGACAGCGTCGTTCTGAGAGGTGAGATTCGCAGAGATGAGGAGATAAAGGACGAGAACTACTATAGGTGTGAGCGTGTTTATGGAAGCTTCGCGAGAACTATCCCCTTGCCGGTTGAGGTTAATCCGTCGGAAGCGAAGGCATCTTACAAGAATGGAATTTTGAAACTCGTCCTGCCAAAGGCTGAGCCGCAGGAAGAGGAAGGCGTTAGAATAGAGGTTGAGAAGGAAGATGAGGAAAAGAGGACAGACTAA